A portion of the Glycine max cultivar Williams 82 chromosome 10, Glycine_max_v4.0, whole genome shotgun sequence genome contains these proteins:
- the LOC100775417 gene encoding protein MIZU-KUSSEI 1, whose protein sequence is MKEQQKQKIFQRSSSACTVTTRNSRRILPSNLTHHFRSFESDDVSDNLLVRRGSSPSVSNLYQQQQHTPKLTQQNKISSLIRSFLNIFTFPTMIPTCKWLTIPSQLSVTPSLGRKVTGTLFGHRRGHISFAVQLHPRADPVLLLELAMSTSSLVKEMSSGLVRIALESQKLSASTITRTMRSNSGRQQQCKLFQEPSWTMYCNGRNCGYAVSRTCGDLDWHVLSTIQSVSVGAGVIPLLEDGKAASAAAGGGSEGELMYMRARFERVVGSRDSEAFYMLNPDGNGGPELSIFLLRI, encoded by the coding sequence ATGAaagaacaacaaaaacaaaaaatatttcaaagaagCTCAAGTGCATGCACCGTCACAACAAGAAACAGCCGAAGAATCCTCCCTTCAAACCTAACCCATCACTTCCGCTCCTTCGAATCCGATGATGTCTCCGACAATCTCCTCGTGCGGCGAGGATCCTCGCCTTCGGTCTCAAACTTGTACCAACAGCAACAACACACACCAAAGCTAACGCAACAAAACAAGATATCTTCACTCATACGCTCGTTCTTGAACATCTTCACGTTCCCAACAATGATCCCAACATGCAAGTGGCTCACGATTCCATCGCAGCTCTCCGTGACTCCTTCCCTTGGCCGAAAAGTCACCGGAACCCTCTTCGGGCACCGCCGTGGACACATCTCTTTCGCCGTGCAGCTCCACCCCCGCGCCGATCCCGTCCTCCTACTCGAGCTCGCCATGTCCACCTCCTCGCTCGTCAAGGAGATGTCCTCTGGCCTCGTGCGCATCGCGCTTGAGAGCCAGAAACTGTCTGCCTCCACTATTACGCGTACAATGCGTAGCAATAGTGGCAGACAGCAGCAGTGCAAGCTCTTTCAGGAGCCTTCGTGGACCATGTATTGCAACGGGAGGAACTGTGGCTATGCCGTGTCCCGTACGTGCGGGGACCTCGACTGGCACGTGCTGAGCACCATTCAGAGCGTGTCCGTCGGTGCCGGGGTCATCCCTCTCCTGGAGGACGGAAAGGCGGCCTCCGCCGCCGCCGGCGGTGGGTCGGAGGGTGAGTTGATGTACATGAGGGCGAGGTTTGAGCGAGTCGTGGGGAGCCGTGACTCGGAGGCGTTTTACATGTTGAATCCTGATGGTAATGGGGGACCTGAACTTAGTATTTTTCTATTGAGAATATAA